One window of Alkaliphilus metalliredigens QYMF genomic DNA carries:
- the speD gene encoding adenosylmethionine decarboxylase, which yields MKVEQLGRHILAEFYNCDSDILNDHKLIEKYMTEAAEVANATVVTSNFHMFNPWGVSGVVVIQESHLTIHTWPEYGYASIDLFTCGDEVNPWLSFEYLKEKLKAEKTETEEVSRGLVDRIRKHSNNKHQDIKFKVSV from the coding sequence ATGAAAGTAGAACAATTAGGAAGACACATTTTAGCAGAATTTTATAACTGTGACTCAGATATTTTAAATGATCATAAATTGATTGAAAAATATATGACAGAAGCCGCTGAAGTTGCTAATGCAACTGTTGTCACAAGCAACTTCCACATGTTTAATCCATGGGGAGTAAGTGGTGTTGTGGTGATTCAAGAATCTCATTTAACCATTCATACATGGCCTGAGTATGGGTATGCCTCTATTGATTTATTCACTTGTGGCGATGAAGTAAACCCTTGGTTATCTTTTGAATACTTAAAAGAAAAATTAAAAGCAGAAAAAACTGAAACCGAAGAAGTTTCAAGAGGACTTGTTGATCGTATTCGAAAGCACTCTAATAACAAGCACCAAGATATTAAATTTAAAGTCTCAGTATAA